The Acidobacteriaceae bacterium nucleotide sequence GTTGATTGGCAGCGCGATTGGTTGGCGCGAAACCTTCGACGGCGTAGCCGCCCCGCTCAGCACCCTCGCGTATGGCTTTTAGGGTCGTTGTCTTCCCACTACCCGCGTATCCCTGCAGACCATGTACCCGGTCAGATGTCGTCAATACTTCCTCTGCCGTTCGGCGCTGGGCTTGATTTAGCAGGTCAACGGAAGCGACATACTTGGCTGCGTCGTGTGGCTCCATGATCGGAGGTGCCGTGTTCTTGCCGGATAGGATGAAGTCGATATTGGAACGTTCCGCGTGGAGCATGTCGCGCGTGGTGAAGCGGGTTGCGGAATGCTGTCCCGGCACTTCCACTTTCAGAAACTCTCCCGCTGCCTCGCGTTTATGGAAGTTCGCTGCAACCTCGGAAAAGGTGACTTCTCCCATCCCGCGCCGGAGGGCGTCGCGCATGATCGCCCGCTCATCGATGACAGCGTCCCGCTCGAAATTCCTCGCCTTGGAAAAGCTCACGCTCTCACGCGCTTTCTGCTGCGGGTCACTTTCTTTCTGCTGCGTGTGCTGTCGTTCCTCAGCACGTTCGCGTGCTTCTTTCACGACACGATCCGCCTGGTTTCCGAACTCGTCCGCGATCTGTCGATGCGCTGCCAGCACCTTCTCTGGCGTCATGATTTGTTTACGATCTCGGGTGGTATGGGCTGCGATCTGTGCGGCCTCGGGACTGGAGAATCCACTCCTCGCGAGAGCTTCTTCAATCTGCTGACGCCGGGGGCTGGACGCGGCCAGATATTCGGGCGAATACCCCTTGATCTCGGGCGCACCGCTCCTGCCAGGCTGAATCTCATAACCGAGATTCTTCAGTCGGTACATTAGCTCCGATTGATAGACGGCGGTGGCAAACTGCTGCGAGGCGAAGAGGCTCTGGGGCTGCAACGCTCGGTATGAGCCGTCTTGGCGCTCCGTCATGTTGAAGACCACGGCGTGCGTGTGGAGTTGAGGAGCCGCATAGCCGTTCACCGGGCGAGCGGTGTCATGCTCGAACTTTGCAGCTACAAAGCGTCCAGTAGATTCGGGCGGATGGTTCCCACCTATCCGGGCTTGCGTGTATCGTTCCAGCTCCGAAAGAGCGACCGTGACGGCTGCTCGATGAGCATCACGCACGCGGTCATCTCCTCCAACCAAGGCCGTGAGTGAAACAGATTTCGGCGCTGAAAAAGTCGCGTCCCAGCCCGCCCGATGCTCTACAGGTTTTACCGTCTCACCCTGAGCGTTCTTGTACTCCTGCGCCTGCCGATGTTGAACAAGCTGGGCCCAGGTTCGAGGATGCTGCCCGTTGCTCAAGAGAGCGAAATCTTCGGCGGCTACACCTTCAGTGAGCCCAAAGGCACCGGCCATGCGGCCTTGCCACTCGCCAACGATCTCGTTGCCTTGCTTCCAATAGTTCTGCTCCGCCGCTGTGAACTCCTTCGCGTGGTACGTCTGGGCCTGCCCGGCACTCAGCGGCTTGGAAATGGTTAGCATTCGGGCAAGCGGCCTTTCAGCGTGAACAGGGGCCTCGTCTGTCCAACCGCAACGTCATCCTCTGGCTCTTGCACCGCTACGGGGACAGCGGCAGGCACCACTTCAACTTCCGCTTCGAGGTCGGGCGACTCTGGCAATGTCGGAATGCCGTGGAGCCGCTGAGGGTCAAAGTCGAGGGCATCGTCTTCGACGTCCCTCGGCTGAAAGCTCTCGGCAATGATGGGCCGGTCCAGGTACTCGAAGGCGAAGCGCGCCACCTTGTTTCCGAGCTTGAGATACGCTCGCCGCTCCTCCAATCCGCTCACCTCTGAATCAAGCACCAGCGGCTCAACCTGGCGGTCAACGGTGAAGTTCCTACCGTTCCGGCTGCCATCGAAATGAGTCTCCTTCACCCGCTCGATTTCTACCTTCCCAATGGCATTCGAAACCCACTCGGCGGCCTTAGGCTCGGTTGTCTTGAGAAAGATCTTCGTGGCTGGCTGAGACAGCATTACCTCGGCGAGATGCCCATAGATGTTCTCTAGCTGAGCCTTGCCCTGAAACCCAAGTACAAGAGGATTCTTGCTTTTCCGGTTCTCGGTGATGGCCGTATGAAGCTGTGGCAGTCTTTGCAGGCTGGCAAGCTCGTCAAGGACAAACCAAACAGGCGTCTGATGTTCTTTCGGGGCGCTCAAGAGCCTCAATACCAGCCAGTCAATCCAGAGGCTATGCAACGGCTGGAGTGCGTCCCTTTCCGTGGGTCGGGATGTGATGAATATCCATCCTCGCCGCGTTTCAGCCCATTCGGTAGCGCACCAGCGATGGCCCTTCGCGTCTTCGAGGGTGGGCAACATGCGAAGGCTGTCAGCCACCAATCCGAGCGAAGAAAGAACGCCGTTTCGCTGCGGCGGAGAGTCTCTGGCAATCATGGTCGCCATCTCTGTTCCACGCACCTGCTTGTCTATCTCGACCGGATTTGCCATCCAATCCGCGAGCTGCCGGGGCGTTGGCCCGGTGCGGAGAAGATGGGCAAAGATCTTCTGCGGAGTCTTGGTGAAGAACTCGTCCCTCTGGGTGTCCGTTGGCTGGTACAGAGACTTGGCGAGCGTCTTTGCTTCGGCTTTGCTCCGCAATTCTTCGGACGGCCCCCAATACGGACACCGCTGATCGAGAGGGTTCAGAACGATGTCGCAGCGGTCGGGCCGGTAGAAACGCTGGATGAACTCGCACGCCGGGTCGTAGACGATTGCGGTGTGCCCCCGCTCTTCGATCTGGCGGAGTACCTGCATGATGAGCGTCGTCTTTCCGGCTCCGGTATCGCCCATTAGCTCGATGTGCTGGGCTTCGGAGCGGGCCGGAATTCGCATAAGGTCTTTCGACTCTGAGGTCTTGAATCCGATTCCGTCTCCGCCGATTTGCTGGTTGAACTCCATCGGCGTCAGCATCACCGGTCCCTTCAACAATCGTCCGTATTTCATCTGGCGGCGACGCTTGATGTCCTTTCGGATAGAAAACGGGAGTTGAATCAATAAAGCCAGAAAACCGAAGAGGATCGGCTCCTCGTAGATGGAACCGAGGCCCTCGCCGGCGAATACGGATCGTTTCAGATAGTCGCGCAAAGCGGCATCTTTGAACTTCGTCTCAGGTCCACGAAAGAGGACATCATAACCTTGGCGGAGCGCCGCCTGGCTCGGTACGAGGTCTATCGATTTGCCTCCGGGTTCGGAAGTCCGCCCAACCTGAACGTCGGCCTCGACCGGCATTCGTGGTGCGGCTTCGACCCCGGTGATGAAAAGGAGTCGGTACTTATCTTCCCGCGTCGCCCCGAACTGGGAAGCGATGCTCGAACGCAGGTAGATCGGCGTATAGAAGCGCTGCAGCGGAGTGTTGCCGACCGCGAAGCGCAGGTAAAGAAACAAGCTCGTCAGGATCAACGCCAGGAAAGCAGCTCCATACGCGTAGATCGGCGAATGCGGAGGCCAGATGACGGTTTCTTTGCGTCCCCATTGGGTAGTCATTTGCTCGCTCCAATCTTTGCAATCAGGTCTGCGGCAATCTCCGTTTTGGAACGGCGAACCTCTAGCACGATGGCATCGAAGGTCTGTTCGGACATCTGCTGGCCCGTGGCCAACGGCTTGAGAACAGTCGTCAGCAACAGGCGAAGACCGACTATCTCGGTAAGGTCGGCGGGTGGCTCGTGCGTGGGACTCGGCTTGTCGAGTTCGCGCAGGATCAACTCTCGGACGAGTTCGCCTCGCTGGACGCCGCGAGCTTCTGCGAGCGTATCGAGCCGATCTACTTCGCTTCGGTTGAGCTTTGACGAGACATTCACCGTGCGAAACGCTGCTCGCTTTTCGGCTGCGGCGAAGAGATTGTCGGTGTCGAGAAGTGCCATATTCGGCTCCTACGAGCAGGAATCCTCAAGAATCCCTGCTCGCGCTAAGTGACGGATTCTAGGAACCCGTTCTGAAGAATCCCCAGGGATTCTTCGCACGACCCTCGAAGGGGTGGAGTGTCAACTTTTACCCGGTGCGCAGCACCGCTCACGTATCGGGCAAAGATTCCGATGGAGGTTCATGCCTTACGAACCGCCGAAGACTCCGCTGATTCCACCCCGGATACTGGCTTCTTCAGAGTGGGCGAAGGCTCTGTCGTAGTCGGAGCTTTACGAACACGAAGAAGAGACGGAACCGACCGAGCAGCATCGGTACGGAGGAAGTCCTGGAAGTCGCGGTCTTTGGAGAAGACATAGCCAAGGGCTTTGTCGACGACATCATCAGGCGAAGCCTTGATGAAAGCGGCATACTGATCGACTTGGGTTGCAGTGACTTCTTCCAATCGGATTGAGGCACTGATTTGGCGGTTGGTGGCTACTTCGATAAGCGGCATTGGCGTTCTCCTTTGGGTGATGATTCAAGCTGAGAAGACGGTTTCGATCTGGAAGCGTTTGGCGTCGCGGTCATAGCCGGAGAGTGCGAGGGCTTCCCGCACAACTCGACGGCCAGGTTCACGCTCGATGTGGACGGCGAAGTCGACCGCATCGGCGATCTCTGCCTCTATGTCGGCAAAGTTCGATTGGGCATGGCTTCGCATGACGAGATTGGCGAAGCGATGCAAGGCTTTCTCAGCGGTGTTCGCGTGGATTGTAGCCAGCGAACCCGAATGGCCGGTATTGAGCGAATCGAGCAAGGTGCGCGCTTCAACACCACGAACTTCGCCTAGAATGATTCGGTCGGGACGCCACCGCAATGCAGACTTCAAAAGGTCATCGAAACTTACGGCCGATTTGAAGGTATCGGTCTGGCATTCAACCGCCAGGATGTTCGGCTTCTGAATGGCAAGCTCGGCGGTGTCTTCGATCACGACGATGCGCTGATGCTCTGGAATCGCATCCGCCAGGATGCGGAGCAGAGTCGTCTTCCCAGTGCCCGTTCCGCCGCTAATGAGTAAAGTCTTTCCCTCTGCGATTCGCGCGAACAGGAACTCCGCAAGCGGACGCGTCAGCGTACCGCGAGCGATTAGATCTTCGACTGTGAAGCGACGGCTGGTGAACTTGCGGATGGTGATAGCCGGAGCTGGTCTTGAGACCGGAGGGAGAACCGCCGCTAGGCGGCTCCCGTCCGGCAGTTGAACATGGAGCAACGGCGAGTCGGCATCGAGCCGTTTCTCCATCTTGTTCGCGATCACTTCCAAGCCAACGCGCAAGCTGTTGGCATCCATCGTAACGCCTGCTTCGCGCTGAAGGACTCCCGCTCGCTCAGACCACCACGAGCCATCGGGATTGCCCATGATCTCGCTTACGCTCTCATCTAGGAGAAGCGGCTCAATAGGGCGAAGGAATGGAAGGATCAATTCAAAGCTCATAGCGGATGCCTCAGGAGTGATGGAAGGCCGGCGTAAACCGGCCCTCCAGTTTGTGGTGAGGAAGCGGCCTAAGCGGCCACTTCCTCGGCGGGGACATCCTCCGCGACATCCCCGATCTCGTCGTCTTCCGAAGACACCTTGGCTGCCCGATCCAGCTTCAGAATCGAGTCCACTCGGATCTCGGTCACAGTTTCTTTCTGGCCGGTCTTGGTGCTGTCGTACTCCCGGCTGCGGATCTCGCCCTCTACGAGGATGTGAGCGCCTTTCTTTAGCGAACCGGCAAACTCTCCGAGCTTCCCGAAGACGACGCATTTGTGCCATTCGGTGTGCTCAATCCACTTGCCATCCTTCTTATAGGAGGACTTGGTTGCGAGGGAGAAACGAGTGAGGCTGCGGTTGCCGTGGGTGCGAATTTCTGCGTCGTTGCCGAGGAAGCCGATGAGCTGAACGTTGTTCTTGTACATGGTGATGATCTCCGTTTCGTTGATTTCCCGTATCCTGC carries:
- a CDS encoding type IV secretion system DNA-binding domain-containing protein, with amino-acid sequence MILTSLFLYLRFAVGNTPLQRFYTPIYLRSSIASQFGATREDKYRLLFITGVEAAPRMPVEADVQVGRTSEPGGKSIDLVPSQAALRQGYDVLFRGPETKFKDAALRDYLKRSVFAGEGLGSIYEEPILFGFLALLIQLPFSIRKDIKRRRQMKYGRLLKGPVMLTPMEFNQQIGGDGIGFKTSESKDLMRIPARSEAQHIELMGDTGAGKTTLIMQVLRQIEERGHTAIVYDPACEFIQRFYRPDRCDIVLNPLDQRCPYWGPSEELRSKAEAKTLAKSLYQPTDTQRDEFFTKTPQKIFAHLLRTGPTPRQLADWMANPVEIDKQVRGTEMATMIARDSPPQRNGVLSSLGLVADSLRMLPTLEDAKGHRWCATEWAETRRGWIFITSRPTERDALQPLHSLWIDWLVLRLLSAPKEHQTPVWFVLDELASLQRLPQLHTAITENRKSKNPLVLGFQGKAQLENIYGHLAEVMLSQPATKIFLKTTEPKAAEWVSNAIGKVEIERVKETHFDGSRNGRNFTVDRQVEPLVLDSEVSGLEERRAYLKLGNKVARFAFEYLDRPIIAESFQPRDVEDDALDFDPQRLHGIPTLPESPDLEAEVEVVPAAVPVAVQEPEDDVAVGQTRPLFTLKGRLPEC
- a CDS encoding ribbon-helix-helix domain-containing protein yields the protein MALLDTDNLFAAAEKRAAFRTVNVSSKLNRSEVDRLDTLAEARGVQRGELVRELILRELDKPSPTHEPPADLTEIVGLRLLLTTVLKPLATGQQMSEQTFDAIVLEVRRSKTEIAADLIAKIGASK
- a CDS encoding ATPase, T2SS/T4P/T4SS family, which gives rise to MSFELILPFLRPIEPLLLDESVSEIMGNPDGSWWSERAGVLQREAGVTMDANSLRVGLEVIANKMEKRLDADSPLLHVQLPDGSRLAAVLPPVSRPAPAITIRKFTSRRFTVEDLIARGTLTRPLAEFLFARIAEGKTLLISGGTGTGKTTLLRILADAIPEHQRIVVIEDTAELAIQKPNILAVECQTDTFKSAVSFDDLLKSALRWRPDRIILGEVRGVEARTLLDSLNTGHSGSLATIHANTAEKALHRFANLVMRSHAQSNFADIEAEIADAVDFAVHIEREPGRRVVREALALSGYDRDAKRFQIETVFSA
- a CDS encoding single-stranded DNA-binding protein, with product MYKNNVQLIGFLGNDAEIRTHGNRSLTRFSLATKSSYKKDGKWIEHTEWHKCVVFGKLGEFAGSLKKGAHILVEGEIRSREYDSTKTGQKETVTEIRVDSILKLDRAAKVSSEDDEIGDVAEDVPAEEVAA